From Trueperella pecoris, a single genomic window includes:
- a CDS encoding DeoR/GlpR family DNA-binding transcription regulator, protein MTAKLSPAERQTNIIGLIIERGSLHVEELAEQCGVSLMTLYRDLAVLESRQITTRRRGHVSLLVSSISEAPFSFRLGQEWERKVAVARVAAQLVSQAATVFFDDSTTGYAAIDHIDEPAAKAFITNSMPAARRIAEGEYQSLTLIGGHLVRQLDATFGAGAISQVRELAFETALIGAASIKAGAIYHPFGEVAAFKRELISHVDVPILVATMSKIDRIALHRMGDISDFAHLVIDDSISDQVFNEFSSQTNVIVVSPEKGQNHVRAD, encoded by the coding sequence GTGACGGCCAAGCTTTCACCAGCAGAACGACAAACGAATATTATCGGACTCATTATTGAGCGCGGTTCTTTGCATGTGGAGGAGTTGGCTGAGCAATGCGGCGTCTCCCTCATGACGCTGTATCGTGACTTGGCCGTCCTTGAATCCCGTCAGATTACTACCAGACGCCGGGGGCATGTGTCCCTCTTGGTCTCCTCCATTTCGGAGGCGCCCTTTTCCTTCCGCCTTGGTCAGGAGTGGGAGAGGAAGGTAGCGGTGGCTCGGGTGGCGGCTCAGCTCGTGTCCCAGGCGGCCACGGTGTTCTTCGACGATTCGACGACGGGATATGCCGCCATCGATCACATCGACGAGCCCGCAGCCAAGGCGTTCATTACGAACTCGATGCCCGCGGCGCGCAGGATCGCCGAGGGCGAGTACCAGTCGTTGACTTTGATCGGTGGGCACCTCGTGCGCCAGCTCGATGCCACTTTTGGGGCTGGCGCCATCAGTCAAGTACGTGAACTTGCCTTTGAGACGGCGCTGATCGGGGCTGCCTCGATCAAAGCGGGGGCGATATATCACCCCTTTGGTGAGGTGGCGGCGTTTAAGCGGGAGCTTATCAGCCATGTGGATGTGCCGATCTTGGTGGCGACGATGTCGAAGATTGATCGCATCGCTCTCCACCGGATGGGTGACATTTCGGACTTCGCACATCTCGTCATCGACGATTCCATTTCTGACCAAGTATTCAACGAATTTAGTTCCCAAACCAACGTGATAGTTGTCAGTCCAGAGAAAGGGCAAAACCATGTCAGAGCTGATTGA
- a CDS encoding FGGY-family carbohydrate kinase, translating to MSTAAVNHYTLGPYLMGIDFGTESCRVGIFDRVGSPVAFAATPYPTTHPHPGWAEQSPTDWWQALVASTRRVMARAGIEPPEIAGISYDATTMTVVPMNENGEALRNAIMWMDVRATEQAGRVKDSTSPVTRYTGGGTLPPTAEWYPFKAAWLRENEPDIYKKAYKLLDAPDWLTYQLTGQWTQNINTAAHRAYYDRDNGGWPVDLYEEAGAGDVFDKLPERVVDLGVHLGGLTKRAAEELGLIPGTPVAQGGGDAWHGQIGLNVLKPGKMSLVTGSSHVMSGQAKDPVSGPGFFGGYTDGVVPGQYTVEASLTSSGSVLKWFKDQFCQDIEKAANEIGIGAYDVMNTRSKDIPVGCDGLIINEYFQGNRTPWSDAKARGVFTGLSLSHTREHVYKAIQEAVCYGVEASMRKLREAGFEVEEFVACGGATKSRDWIQMHADVTGVPITLTEVGDAVTLGSCILAAAGAGLYDSVQEAADAMVHERERIEPNMKRHEEYKFFADKYIEQYAINQDHIHTVVDYVNDLRK from the coding sequence ATGTCTACCGCAGCAGTTAATCATTACACGCTTGGCCCCTACCTGATGGGTATCGATTTCGGCACCGAATCGTGCCGAGTGGGCATCTTTGATCGCGTCGGATCGCCGGTGGCCTTCGCCGCCACCCCGTACCCGACCACCCACCCGCATCCGGGCTGGGCCGAGCAGAGCCCCACCGATTGGTGGCAGGCTCTCGTGGCCTCGACGCGCCGGGTGATGGCACGCGCCGGCATCGAGCCGCCCGAGATCGCCGGCATTTCTTACGACGCCACCACCATGACCGTGGTGCCGATGAACGAGAACGGCGAGGCCCTGCGCAACGCCATCATGTGGATGGACGTGCGAGCCACCGAGCAGGCCGGCCGCGTCAAGGATTCCACCTCGCCGGTCACTCGCTACACGGGCGGCGGTACCCTCCCTCCAACGGCCGAGTGGTACCCCTTCAAGGCCGCCTGGCTGCGCGAGAACGAGCCCGATATCTACAAGAAGGCCTACAAGCTCCTCGACGCCCCGGATTGGTTGACCTACCAGCTCACCGGCCAGTGGACGCAAAACATTAACACGGCAGCGCACCGCGCCTACTATGACCGTGACAACGGCGGCTGGCCCGTGGACCTCTACGAGGAGGCGGGCGCGGGCGACGTCTTCGACAAGCTCCCCGAGCGCGTCGTTGACCTCGGCGTCCACCTCGGCGGCCTGACCAAGCGTGCGGCCGAAGAACTCGGCCTGATCCCGGGCACCCCGGTCGCCCAGGGCGGCGGCGACGCTTGGCACGGCCAGATCGGCCTCAACGTGCTCAAGCCGGGCAAGATGTCGCTCGTGACGGGCTCCTCACACGTCATGTCGGGTCAGGCAAAGGACCCGGTTTCGGGACCGGGCTTCTTCGGTGGTTATACGGATGGCGTCGTGCCTGGACAGTACACGGTCGAGGCGTCGCTGACGTCGTCGGGCTCGGTGCTCAAGTGGTTTAAGGACCAGTTCTGCCAGGACATCGAAAAAGCCGCCAATGAAATCGGCATCGGCGCTTACGACGTGATGAACACGCGCTCGAAGGATATCCCGGTGGGCTGCGACGGCCTCATCATCAACGAGTACTTCCAGGGCAACCGCACCCCGTGGTCGGACGCGAAGGCACGTGGCGTGTTCACCGGCCTGTCGCTCTCGCACACCCGTGAGCACGTTTATAAGGCGATTCAGGAGGCGGTCTGCTACGGCGTTGAGGCGTCGATGCGTAAGCTACGCGAGGCCGGTTTTGAGGTCGAGGAATTTGTGGCTTGTGGCGGGGCAACCAAGTCTCGCGATTGGATCCAGATGCATGCTGACGTCACCGGTGTCCCGATTACGCTGACTGAGGTTGGCGACGCCGTCACGCTCGGCTCGTGCATCTTGGCCGCGGCGGGGGCGGGCCTGTACGACTCTGTGCAGGAGGCGGCCGACGCCATGGTTCACGAGCGCGAACGCATCGAACCGAATATGAAGCGCCACGAGGAGTACAAGTTCTTCGCGGACAAGTACATCGAGCAGTACGCGATTAACCAGGACCATATCCACACTGTGGTTGATTACGTCAACGATCTGCGCAAGTAA
- a CDS encoding HAD-IIA family hydrolase, with product MQYSYPTRLYDAYVFDQDGTIYLGDHLLPGAKRLIEGLRKLGKPVRFLSNNPTKDPQDYVEKLAQLGIPTSLSEIANTVVTTTRWLKSHYPDATVFPISEEPLKRALRAAGIKMSDDPAQIDIVIASYDRTFDYSKLQIAFDAIWYHKRAFLITTNPDRYCPFPGGRGEPDAASIVAAIEACTGTKLRANMGKPEPAMLEAALGDLDVDPANCMMVGDRLHTDIGMAVNTGMASALVLTGDSTAAEAQELPQDRQPTFVLDRIDHLIPAEIREEWGWTDSDE from the coding sequence ATGCAGTACTCGTATCCCACCAGGCTCTACGACGCCTATGTTTTTGATCAGGACGGCACAATTTACCTTGGCGATCACCTCTTGCCGGGAGCCAAGCGGCTGATCGAGGGGCTGCGTAAGTTGGGCAAGCCTGTGCGTTTCCTGTCCAACAACCCCACGAAGGATCCCCAGGACTACGTGGAAAAGCTCGCCCAGCTGGGGATACCCACGTCGCTGAGCGAGATCGCCAACACTGTGGTCACCACGACGCGTTGGCTGAAGTCGCACTATCCCGACGCCACGGTCTTCCCCATCTCGGAAGAGCCGCTCAAGCGGGCGCTGAGGGCGGCCGGCATCAAGATGAGCGACGACCCGGCTCAGATTGACATCGTCATCGCCTCCTACGATCGCACCTTCGATTACTCCAAGCTCCAGATCGCCTTCGACGCCATTTGGTATCACAAGCGGGCCTTCCTCATCACCACGAACCCCGATCGTTACTGCCCCTTCCCGGGCGGGCGGGGTGAGCCGGATGCGGCGTCGATAGTCGCAGCTATTGAGGCCTGCACGGGAACTAAACTCCGAGCCAACATGGGCAAGCCGGAGCCGGCGATGCTTGAGGCAGCGCTCGGCGATCTTGATGTGGATCCGGCCAACTGCATGATGGTCGGAGACCGCCTCCACACAGATATCGGTATGGCGGTCAACACCGGCATGGCCTCCGCCCTCGTCCTCACCGGTGACAGTACGGCGGCTGAGGCGCAGGAGCTACCTCAGGATCGGCAACCCACTTTTGTTCTTGACCGGATCGACCACCTCATCCCCGCTGAGATCCGCGAGGAGTGGGGCTGGACGGACTCGGACGAATAG
- a CDS encoding sugar-binding transcriptional regulator, with protein MAPTPDKLTERDILALDAAKLYYSGKTQADVARDLHISRPTVSKLLAYAQRQGFVRISVIDPRDQSKDVITKLKQRYDLIDVVLVSPPLPTQESLWNSLGSAAAHMISDMVRDGDTIGIHPSRTMCAVAEHLQSSHHRNLHVVQLAGGLLPDQDNQRVVAKIASSLGARCHTLPIPAFVHSVATRNRLAREDHVRPILAMGARARIAIFTVGSFEANLPSLPAATFSLSDISILRKRAVGDICGRFIDSHGRVCIPDINNKTFGISLPDLRRKEQKLLVAGGEDKTQAIFACLENGYANRAVIDYTTANAVLRLRRD; from the coding sequence ATGGCACCCACCCCCGACAAACTCACCGAGCGCGACATCCTCGCGCTCGACGCCGCCAAGCTCTACTATTCGGGGAAGACCCAAGCCGACGTCGCACGCGATCTCCACATCTCCCGCCCGACCGTCTCGAAGCTGCTGGCCTACGCCCAGCGGCAAGGGTTCGTCCGCATCAGCGTGATTGACCCGCGCGACCAGAGCAAGGACGTCATCACCAAGCTCAAACAGCGCTACGACCTCATCGACGTCGTGCTCGTCTCCCCGCCGCTGCCCACGCAAGAGTCGCTGTGGAACTCACTCGGCTCCGCCGCCGCACACATGATCTCCGACATGGTTCGCGACGGCGACACGATCGGCATCCACCCATCGCGGACGATGTGCGCCGTCGCCGAACACTTGCAATCCTCGCACCACCGCAACCTCCACGTCGTCCAGCTCGCCGGCGGGCTGCTCCCAGACCAGGACAACCAACGCGTCGTCGCCAAGATAGCCAGCTCCCTCGGCGCACGCTGCCACACCCTACCCATCCCGGCATTCGTCCACTCCGTCGCCACACGGAATCGACTCGCCCGCGAAGACCACGTTCGCCCCATTCTGGCGATGGGCGCGCGTGCCCGAATCGCCATCTTCACCGTTGGCAGCTTCGAGGCGAACCTCCCCTCGTTGCCGGCGGCGACTTTCTCCCTCAGCGACATCAGCATCCTGAGAAAACGCGCCGTCGGCGATATCTGCGGACGCTTCATCGATTCACACGGGCGCGTCTGCATTCCGGACATCAACAACAAGACTTTTGGTATCTCGCTGCCCGATCTGCGCCGCAAAGAACAAAAACTCCTTGTGGCCGGCGGCGAAGACAAAACGCAAGCCATCTTTGCCTGCCTCGAAAACGGGTACGCCAACCGGGCCGTCATCGACTACACGACGGCGAACGCCGTGCTACGCCTTCGCCGCGACTGA
- the fucP gene encoding L-fucose:H+ symporter permease, whose translation MSINNDVAGKKNTSFGVIKDPSRQMPDGYLSKTPMFQYILVSICFPMWGAAASLNDILITQFKTIFTLSDFASAFVQSAFYGGYFLLAIPASRIIRKWSYKSGILIGLCFYIIGCTMFFPASRMATYSVFLAALFAIATGLSFLETSCNTYSSMLGPRRLATLRLNISQTFYPLGSIFGILLGKYLIFTEGEALHKQFGELDAEAHRQLAEQMLQRTLGPYRFIIIVLAVLLILVALTQMPHAKPLIAGKEAKASIGETLRYLARNRSFRRGIFAQFMYVGMQTAVWSFTIRLALNLDPNLNERSASNYMVAAFIAFFLGKVIANVLMTKFDENLVLIGYSAAGFLALLGVILIPSIVAVYFAILTSGLFGPCWATIYARSLDAIEDKRHTETGGAVIVMSIVGGAVIPVIQGFVSDKTGSMQTAFVVSLVCFTVVLVYFLWQHRLTTSNRS comes from the coding sequence ATGAGTATCAACAACGACGTCGCCGGAAAGAAGAACACCTCTTTCGGTGTTATCAAGGATCCCTCACGGCAAATGCCCGACGGATACCTCTCCAAGACCCCCATGTTCCAATACATTCTCGTCTCCATCTGCTTCCCCATGTGGGGAGCTGCCGCCAGCCTGAATGACATTCTGATCACCCAGTTCAAGACCATCTTCACGCTCTCAGATTTCGCCTCCGCGTTTGTGCAGTCCGCCTTCTACGGCGGCTACTTCCTGCTGGCCATTCCGGCGTCGCGCATCATCCGCAAGTGGAGCTACAAGAGCGGCATCCTCATCGGACTGTGCTTCTACATCATCGGCTGCACCATGTTCTTCCCGGCCTCGCGCATGGCTACCTATTCGGTCTTCCTTGCGGCACTCTTCGCGATCGCCACCGGCCTGTCCTTCCTCGAGACCTCCTGCAACACCTACTCCTCCATGCTTGGCCCGCGCCGCCTGGCCACACTGCGCCTCAACATCTCCCAAACCTTCTACCCGCTGGGCTCCATCTTCGGTATCCTCCTGGGCAAGTACCTTATCTTCACCGAGGGCGAGGCGCTCCACAAGCAGTTCGGTGAGCTCGACGCCGAAGCGCACCGCCAGCTCGCCGAGCAGATGCTCCAGCGCACGCTGGGCCCCTACCGTTTCATCATCATCGTTCTGGCCGTCCTGCTCATCCTTGTGGCCCTAACCCAAATGCCCCACGCCAAACCGCTCATCGCCGGCAAGGAGGCCAAGGCCTCCATCGGCGAAACCCTGCGCTACCTCGCCCGCAACCGCTCGTTCCGCCGCGGCATCTTCGCCCAGTTCATGTACGTCGGGATGCAGACAGCCGTGTGGTCCTTCACCATCCGTCTCGCACTCAACCTGGACCCCAACCTCAATGAGCGCTCGGCCTCGAACTACATGGTTGCCGCCTTCATCGCCTTCTTCCTGGGCAAGGTCATCGCCAACGTGCTCATGACGAAGTTCGACGAAAACCTCGTCCTCATCGGCTACTCCGCAGCCGGCTTCCTAGCCCTGCTCGGCGTCATCCTCATCCCCTCTATCGTCGCAGTCTACTTCGCGATCCTCACCTCCGGCCTGTTCGGTCCCTGCTGGGCAACCATTTACGCACGCAGCTTGGACGCCATCGAAGACAAGCGTCACACCGAGACCGGCGGCGCCGTGATCGTCATGTCGATCGTGGGCGGCGCGGTCATCCCCGTGATTCAAGGATTCGTCTCCGACAAGACCGGCTCGATGCAGACCGCGTTCGTCGTCTCCCTCGTGTGCTTCACCGTCGTGTTGGTCTACTTCCTCTGGCAGCACCGCCTCACGACGTCGAACCGCTCCTAA
- a CDS encoding aldose 1-epimerase family protein, whose protein sequence is MYTLPLHDLFFEHTPRTVVDSGDLRVTAKRYPSGIASLTVANERGYVEVLPFMGQIIWDANFDGHSLRMKNMFSEPRPATDITDTYGCFAFHSGLLAAGCPAPDDDHPLHGEFPCAPMQEAWLEVESDSIRVVSMREYVKGFGHHYRATPSVQLAAGASQFDIQLEVTNLSQYQPMPLQYMCHMNYAFVEGATMSQSLPDGAFQLRRTIPAHVTPTERWTAINEQILAGKIDANSLDAAKEFDPEIVYFADNLPSYGENLEFALTSPEGHSFFVEFSSKDFPVATRWLLYNADQQVAAFVLPGTSRPEGRNAAQQCGTLIELGAGETRNFSVTTGVRN, encoded by the coding sequence ATGTATACCCTTCCACTTCACGACCTCTTCTTCGAGCACACGCCGCGCACCGTCGTCGACTCCGGCGACCTGCGCGTCACCGCCAAGCGTTACCCCAGCGGCATCGCATCCCTGACTGTCGCTAACGAACGTGGCTACGTCGAAGTCCTGCCCTTCATGGGCCAGATCATCTGGGACGCCAACTTCGACGGGCACTCCCTACGCATGAAGAACATGTTCTCCGAGCCGCGCCCGGCCACCGACATCACCGACACCTACGGCTGCTTCGCCTTCCACTCCGGCCTCCTCGCCGCCGGATGCCCGGCCCCCGACGACGACCACCCACTCCACGGCGAGTTCCCCTGCGCACCCATGCAAGAAGCCTGGTTGGAGGTCGAATCCGATTCGATCCGGGTCGTCTCCATGCGTGAATACGTCAAGGGGTTTGGCCACCACTATCGCGCGACGCCGTCAGTGCAGCTCGCCGCCGGTGCCTCGCAGTTCGATATCCAGCTGGAGGTGACCAACCTCAGCCAGTACCAGCCGATGCCGCTGCAGTACATGTGCCACATGAATTATGCCTTCGTCGAGGGCGCGACGATGAGCCAGTCCCTCCCCGATGGCGCGTTCCAGTTGCGCCGCACCATCCCCGCGCACGTGACCCCTACGGAGCGCTGGACGGCAATCAACGAGCAAATCCTCGCAGGAAAGATTGACGCCAACTCGCTCGACGCCGCCAAGGAGTTCGACCCCGAGATCGTCTACTTCGCCGACAACCTGCCCTCCTACGGGGAGAACCTCGAGTTCGCGCTCACGAGCCCCGAGGGGCACTCGTTCTTCGTCGAGTTCTCTTCGAAGGATTTTCCAGTAGCAACCCGATGGCTGCTCTACAATGCTGACCAACAGGTAGCGGCCTTTGTTCTTCCCGGAACCTCACGCCCCGAGGGACGCAACGCCGCCCAGCAGTGTGGCACCCTTATTGAGCTCGGAGCAGGCGAAACACGGAATTTCTCGGTCACGACAGGAGTACGAAACTAA
- the rbsK gene encoding ribokinase — protein sequence MDIAVIGSNMVDLISYIDRMPQEGETVEAPGFSIGCGGKGANQAVAAARLGSEVFMLTRVGNDVFADNTIENFRLNGIDTEYVLRTDSTSGVAPIFVDPQSHNSIIIVKGANGFLTPKDIDDAAEKIAGCKLIVLQLEIPLESVYAAIQFGKEHDIPVLLNPAPAQPDLELEKVKDCTYFVPNESELSLLTGMPVDTIADIENAANALLDAGIRDVIVTLGSKGALWVNAAGSKRFEAPLVNAVDTTGAGDAFIGCFSHELVTSGDVEIAITTAIRYASDSVTRKGTQTSYATAEQFSSSQR from the coding sequence ATGGATATCGCAGTTATTGGTTCCAACATGGTCGATCTCATCTCCTATATCGACCGCATGCCTCAAGAAGGCGAAACCGTGGAAGCGCCCGGCTTCAGCATCGGTTGCGGTGGCAAGGGCGCCAACCAGGCCGTGGCGGCCGCTCGCCTGGGCTCCGAGGTATTCATGCTGACCCGCGTCGGCAACGACGTCTTCGCCGATAACACCATCGAAAACTTCCGCCTCAACGGCATCGACACCGAATACGTGCTGCGCACCGATTCGACGTCGGGCGTTGCGCCGATCTTCGTCGATCCTCAGTCGCACAATTCGATCATCATCGTCAAGGGCGCCAACGGCTTCCTCACCCCGAAAGACATCGACGATGCTGCCGAGAAGATCGCAGGGTGCAAGCTCATTGTGCTCCAGCTCGAGATTCCGCTCGAGAGTGTTTACGCCGCCATTCAGTTCGGCAAGGAGCACGACATCCCCGTGCTACTCAATCCCGCGCCCGCACAGCCCGACCTTGAGCTGGAGAAAGTCAAGGACTGCACCTACTTCGTACCAAACGAGAGCGAGCTGTCACTCCTGACCGGAATGCCAGTGGACACCATCGCAGACATTGAAAACGCAGCCAACGCCCTCCTTGACGCGGGAATCCGCGACGTCATCGTGACCTTGGGTTCCAAGGGCGCGCTATGGGTCAACGCAGCAGGTTCGAAGCGCTTTGAGGCGCCCTTGGTCAACGCCGTTGACACCACTGGCGCCGGCGATGCATTCATCGGTTGCTTCTCACACGAGCTGGTCACAAGCGGCGACGTCGAGATCGCTATCACGACCGCAATTCGATACGCCTCAGATTCTGTGACGCGCAAGGGCACCCAAACCTCATACGCCACCGCCGAGCAATTCAGCAGTTCACAGCGTTAA
- a CDS encoding ATP-dependent Clp protease ATP-binding subunit — protein sequence MFERFTDRARRVIVLAQESARNLKHNYLGTEHILLGLIKEGEGVAAKALESLGVTYDAVQEQVIEIIGEGQEQPSGHIPFTPRAKKVLEYAMREGLQLGHSYIGTEHLLLGLCREQDGVAAQVLVKLGADLPRVRQQVTQLLSGYQGKEAVGVGGGGPREGQKAGSTVLDQYGRNLTQSARENKLDPVIGRHNETQRVMQVLSRRTKNNPVLIGEPGVGKTAVVEGLAQAIAAGDVPETLKEKQLYSLDMGSLVAGSRYRGDFEERMKKILKEINTRGDIILFIDEVHTLVGAGAAEGALDAASLLKPMMARGELQIIGATTLDEYRKYIEKDAALERRFQPIQVEQPSVKETIAILEGLRDRYEAFHRVTITDEALESAATLADRYINDRFLPDKAIDLIDEAGARLAIRKMTAPPELRELDEEIAEVKRTKEAAIDGQDFEKAAALRDEEQQLAQKRAEREKAWKEGDLDVVSVVDEDLITEVLSMATGIPVFKLTEAESAKLLRMEEELHKRVIGQHEAVTALSQAIRRTRAGLKDPNRPGGSFIFAGPTGVGKTELAKALAEFLFGDEEALITLDMSEYSEKHTVSRLFGAPPGYVGYEEGGQLTEKVRRKPFSVVLFDEVEKAHQDLFNSLLQILEEGRLSDSQGRVVDFKNTIIIMTTNLGTKDIAKGVQTGFQFDADTQTSYDRMKGRVSEELKNHFRPEFLNRVDDIIVFPQLQKEEILQIVDLMIGKLGARLWDQGMSIVLTDDAKQLLADRGYDPVLGARPLRRAIQRDIEDMLSEKLLFGEFTKGQTIVVDVDHDNIPKSFTFTGHDSDYQLPSGVKPAAESEEINGLAQPTSLVPGGEEQAEATADVEAPAGDSSGSGTVTE from the coding sequence TTGTTTGAACGGTTTACAGATCGCGCTCGGCGAGTCATCGTGCTCGCTCAGGAGTCCGCGCGGAACCTCAAGCACAACTACCTTGGCACCGAACACATCCTGCTCGGCCTGATCAAGGAGGGCGAGGGCGTTGCGGCCAAGGCGCTGGAGTCCCTCGGCGTGACGTACGATGCGGTCCAAGAACAGGTCATCGAGATTATCGGCGAGGGTCAGGAACAGCCCTCCGGTCACATTCCATTCACCCCGCGTGCCAAGAAGGTGCTCGAGTACGCCATGCGCGAGGGCCTGCAGCTCGGTCACTCCTACATCGGCACCGAACACCTCCTACTCGGCTTGTGCCGTGAGCAGGACGGCGTCGCGGCACAGGTGCTCGTCAAGCTGGGCGCCGATCTGCCGCGCGTACGCCAGCAGGTCACGCAGCTGCTCTCGGGCTACCAGGGCAAGGAGGCTGTGGGCGTCGGTGGCGGCGGCCCGCGCGAAGGCCAGAAGGCCGGGTCCACCGTGCTGGATCAGTACGGGCGCAACCTCACCCAGTCGGCTCGCGAAAACAAGCTCGATCCGGTGATCGGGCGGCACAACGAGACCCAGCGCGTTATGCAGGTCCTCTCGCGCCGCACGAAGAACAATCCGGTGCTGATCGGCGAGCCCGGCGTGGGTAAGACAGCCGTCGTCGAGGGTCTCGCCCAGGCCATCGCCGCAGGTGACGTCCCCGAAACGCTCAAGGAAAAGCAACTGTACTCCCTGGATATGGGTTCGCTCGTGGCCGGCTCGCGTTACCGCGGCGACTTCGAGGAGAGGATGAAGAAGATCCTCAAGGAGATCAACACGCGCGGGGATATCATCCTCTTTATCGACGAGGTCCACACCCTGGTCGGCGCGGGCGCTGCCGAGGGCGCGCTCGATGCGGCGTCGTTGCTCAAGCCCATGATGGCCCGCGGCGAACTGCAGATTATCGGCGCCACCACCCTCGACGAGTACCGCAAGTACATCGAAAAGGACGCGGCGCTCGAGCGTCGTTTCCAGCCGATCCAGGTTGAGCAGCCCTCCGTGAAGGAAACCATCGCCATCCTCGAGGGCCTGCGTGACCGCTACGAGGCCTTCCATCGCGTGACGATCACCGACGAGGCGCTGGAATCGGCCGCAACCCTTGCCGACCGTTACATCAACGACCGCTTCCTGCCCGACAAGGCAATCGACCTGATCGACGAGGCCGGCGCGCGCCTAGCCATCCGCAAGATGACGGCCCCGCCGGAGTTGCGCGAGCTCGACGAGGAAATCGCCGAGGTCAAGCGCACGAAGGAAGCCGCGATCGACGGGCAGGACTTCGAAAAGGCCGCCGCGTTGCGCGACGAGGAGCAGCAGCTCGCCCAGAAGCGTGCCGAACGTGAGAAGGCCTGGAAGGAAGGCGATCTGGACGTCGTGTCGGTTGTGGACGAAGACCTCATCACCGAGGTGCTATCCATGGCCACCGGCATCCCGGTCTTCAAGCTGACCGAGGCCGAGTCCGCCAAGCTGTTGCGCATGGAGGAGGAGCTGCACAAGCGCGTCATCGGACAGCATGAAGCCGTCACCGCGCTATCGCAGGCGATCCGCCGCACGCGCGCCGGCCTGAAGGACCCGAACCGGCCGGGTGGCTCGTTCATCTTTGCTGGCCCGACGGGCGTGGGAAAGACCGAGCTCGCCAAGGCGCTTGCCGAGTTCCTCTTCGGCGACGAAGAAGCCCTCATCACCCTCGACATGTCGGAGTACTCGGAGAAGCACACGGTTTCGCGGCTCTTCGGCGCTCCCCCCGGATACGTCGGTTATGAAGAGGGCGGCCAGCTGACCGAGAAGGTCCGCCGCAAGCCCTTCTCTGTGGTTCTCTTCGACGAGGTGGAAAAGGCCCACCAGGACCTGTTCAACTCGCTCCTCCAGATTCTGGAGGAGGGCCGCCTGAGCGACTCGCAGGGCCGCGTGGTGGATTTCAAGAACACGATCATCATCATGACCACGAACCTTGGCACGAAGGACATCGCCAAGGGTGTCCAGACCGGCTTCCAATTCGACGCCGATACACAGACCTCCTACGACCGTATGAAGGGCCGCGTCTCGGAGGAACTGAAGAACCACTTCCGCCCCGAGTTCCTCAACCGTGTGGATGACATCATCGTCTTCCCGCAGCTGCAGAAGGAAGAGATCCTCCAGATTGTGGATCTCATGATCGGCAAGCTGGGCGCACGTCTGTGGGACCAGGGCATGTCGATTGTCCTGACCGACGACGCCAAGCAGCTTCTTGCCGACCGCGGCTATGATCCTGTGTTGGGCGCGCGACCGTTGCGCCGTGCCATCCAACGCGACATCGAGGATATGCTCTCAGAGAAGCTCCTGTTTGGTGAGTTTACGAAGGGGCAGACGATCGTGGTGGACGTCGACCATGACAACATCCCCAAGTCCTTCACGTTCACCGGCCATGACTCCGACTACCAGTTGCCCAGCGGGGTCAAGCCGGCCGCCGAGTCCGAGGAGATCAACGGTTTGGCGCAGCCAACCTCGCTGGTTCCCGGTGGCGAGGAGCAGGCTGAGGCTACTGCTGACGTTGAAGCGCCCGCCGGTGATAGCTCTGGCAGTGGCACGGTGACCGAGTAG
- the dtd gene encoding D-aminoacyl-tRNA deacylase: protein MRAVIQRVTRASVRVAGEVVGEIGPGLCVLVGITHDDDSATIAKTARKIAQLKLLRAPDGNDDAGVRVSAEESGAPVLLVSQFTLYADVRKGRKPSWSHAAGGDIAEPIFNALVDAVRGHGLQVETGRFGAMMDVELVNDGPFTILLEV from the coding sequence ATGCGCGCCGTCATCCAGCGAGTTACACGCGCCAGCGTCCGGGTCGCCGGCGAGGTCGTGGGCGAGATCGGCCCGGGCCTGTGCGTGCTCGTCGGTATTACCCACGACGACGACAGCGCCACGATCGCCAAAACCGCCCGTAAGATCGCCCAACTCAAACTACTGCGCGCACCCGACGGCAACGACGACGCCGGAGTGCGGGTCAGCGCCGAAGAATCAGGCGCGCCCGTCCTCCTGGTTTCCCAGTTCACCCTGTATGCGGACGTGCGCAAGGGGCGCAAGCCCAGCTGGTCGCACGCAGCGGGCGGCGATATCGCCGAGCCGATTTTTAACGCGCTCGTCGACGCCGTACGTGGTCACGGCCTGCAGGTCGAAACGGGGCGCTTCGGGGCGATGATGGACGTCGAACTCGTCAACGACGGCCCCTTCACCATCCTGCTCGAGGTCTAG